The following coding sequences are from one Kosakonia sp. H02 window:
- a CDS encoding SLC13 family permease produces MSLWLSHSLFLPSLIVGITIVLWATSLLPEFITALLFFTAAMVAKIAPPEVIFGGFASSAFWLVFSGFVLGVAIRKTGLADRAARALSAKMTDSWLQMVGSVVLLSYALAFVMPSNMGRIALLMPIVAAMAARAGITEGTRSWYGLALAVGFGTFQLSATILPANVPNLVMSGAAEGSYGIHLNYVPYLLLHTPVLGILKGIILIGLICWLFPGKPHAPREHAPSEPMSRDEKRLAWLLAVVLTLWVTESWHGIGPAWTGLAAACVTLLPRVGFINGDEFSSGVNIRTCIYVAGILGLAITVTQTGIGSAVGEALMQVMPLDPARPFTSFLALTGITTALNFIMTANGVPALFTTLAQSFSDATGFPLLSVIMIQVLGYSTPLLPYQASPIVVAMALGKVPARAGMLLCLALAVVTYLVLLPLDYAWFSVLGKL; encoded by the coding sequence ATGTCGCTCTGGCTTTCACACTCTCTGTTCCTTCCCTCGCTTATTGTCGGTATCACCATTGTTTTGTGGGCGACGTCGTTGCTGCCGGAGTTCATCACCGCATTGCTGTTCTTTACGGCAGCGATGGTGGCGAAAATCGCACCGCCGGAGGTGATTTTCGGTGGTTTTGCGTCTTCTGCGTTCTGGCTGGTATTCAGTGGTTTTGTGCTCGGCGTGGCCATTCGCAAAACCGGGCTGGCGGATCGGGCGGCGAGGGCGCTGTCGGCGAAAATGACGGACTCATGGCTGCAAATGGTGGGAAGCGTCGTGCTGCTGAGTTATGCCCTGGCATTTGTTATGCCATCGAATATGGGGCGAATTGCGCTGTTAATGCCTATTGTTGCGGCGATGGCGGCGCGGGCCGGGATCACCGAAGGGACGCGATCCTGGTACGGACTGGCGCTGGCGGTCGGGTTCGGCACTTTTCAGCTTTCAGCCACCATTTTGCCCGCCAACGTACCAAACCTGGTAATGAGCGGCGCGGCGGAAGGCTCGTATGGCATCCATCTCAACTATGTGCCGTACTTGCTGCTGCATACGCCGGTGCTGGGTATTTTGAAAGGCATTATCCTGATTGGCCTGATCTGCTGGCTCTTTCCCGGCAAGCCGCACGCGCCGCGTGAACACGCGCCGTCAGAACCGATGAGCCGGGACGAAAAGCGGCTCGCCTGGCTGCTGGCGGTAGTGCTGACGTTGTGGGTGACGGAGAGCTGGCACGGTATCGGCCCGGCATGGACTGGCCTTGCGGCGGCGTGTGTGACGCTGCTGCCGCGCGTGGGGTTTATCAATGGCGACGAATTTTCCAGCGGAGTGAATATCCGCACCTGTATTTATGTTGCGGGGATTCTGGGTCTGGCGATCACCGTGACGCAAACCGGCATCGGCAGCGCGGTTGGCGAAGCGCTAATGCAGGTCATGCCGCTCGATCCCGCTCGCCCGTTCACCAGTTTCCTTGCGCTGACCGGTATCACCACCGCCCTCAATTTTATAATGACCGCTAACGGGGTTCCGGCGCTGTTTACCACGCTGGCGCAGAGTTTTTCCGACGCGACCGGTTTCCCGCTGTTGTCAGTGATCATGATTCAGGTGTTGGGATATTCCACGCCGCTGTTGCCGTATCAGGCGTCGCCAATTGTGGTGGCGATGGCGCTTGGAAAGGTGCCGGCACGCGCAGGCATGTTGCTCTGTCTGGCACTGGCGGTGGTGACGTATCTGGTGTTATTACCGCTGGATTACGCGTGGTTTAGCGTGTTGGGGAAATTGTAG
- a CDS encoding CDP-diacylglycerol diphosphatase — translation MKTVRRIVIALLVLVLLVAAGAWIWITFSGNPDALRQIVTEQCLPNAREHNDPAPCEQVNLESGYVLMKDRNGPLQFLLMPTYRINGTESPLLLKPSTPNFFWQSWQSRDVMSKLRGSPVPDNAVSLAINSRLGRSQNHFHIHISCLRPDVREKLDDNAARISSQWLEFPGGLLGHQYLARRVTEAELAQRSPFLMLAEEVPEAKEHMGRFALAMAQQSDGSFVLLATERNLLALNRASSGEIQDHQCEILK, via the coding sequence ATGAAAACAGTTCGACGTATCGTCATTGCTCTGTTGGTATTGGTTTTACTGGTGGCAGCAGGCGCATGGATATGGATAACGTTCAGCGGCAACCCGGATGCGCTGCGCCAAATCGTCACCGAACAATGCCTGCCCAATGCGCGTGAGCACAACGATCCCGCGCCCTGTGAACAGGTCAATCTTGAAAGCGGCTACGTGCTGATGAAAGACCGCAACGGCCCGTTGCAGTTTTTATTGATGCCTACCTATCGCATTAACGGCACTGAAAGCCCGTTACTGCTTAAGCCCTCCACGCCTAATTTTTTCTGGCAATCATGGCAATCCCGCGATGTGATGAGCAAACTGCGTGGCAGCCCGGTGCCGGATAACGCCGTCTCGCTGGCGATCAACTCCCGTCTGGGGCGTTCGCAGAATCATTTCCATATTCACATCTCCTGCCTGCGCCCGGATGTGCGCGAAAAACTTGATGACAACGCCGCCCGCATTAGCAGCCAGTGGCTGGAATTTCCTGGCGGTCTGCTCGGTCATCAATATTTAGCGCGACGGGTAACCGAAGCGGAGCTGGCACAACGCAGCCCGTTTTTGATGCTGGCGGAAGAAGTGCCGGAAGCAAAAGAGCATATGGGGCGCTTTGCTCTGGCGATGGCGCAGCAGTCGGACGGCTCTTTTGTGTTGCTGGCAACGGAGCGTAACCTGCTGGCGTTGAACCGCGCATCGTCCGGGGAGATACAGGATCATCAGTGCGAGATCCTCAAATAG